TCCGGCAGCCGGGCGCGCCCTCGGCGATCGTCTCTTCCAGCTCGACCCGCGCGTACCCCAGGTGGTTGGCCGTGATGGTGCCGAAGACGTTCGACGTCATCATGCAGAGAGAGGGGCGTCCGCGGACATGCGCTCCGAACGGGCAGGTATGATTGCGGAACACCAGCTCGCGCGGGGAGTGTTGCTCCACGGAGAACCCGCCGCCGATGCGGCGCTTGAGCTCGACCAGGACGGCGGCCACCTGGTCCCGATCGAGACGGTCCACCCCCAGCTCCTCGCGGAAGCCCGCGTCCAGCCGAGCACCGACCGCCTCGCCCACGAGCCCGACGTAGCCCACGGCTTCGCCGAGGCCCACGATGTCCTCCAGGGCGCCCGCCAGCTCCCGCAACATCTCCCGAAAGAATTCGTCGCGCTCCACCGTGCCTCCAGTCCGGGGGGTCCGGGCCGCGGCCTGGCGATCGGAAGGCGGGGTCGCCGTTGGAATGCCGTGCCGGACCCGCGGGGGACGGGTGCATGTGTCATCCGGTGAGACCGATGACATGATACGGTGAGCCGCGCAAGGGATGTGCAGGAAGGGCCGGGGCGTGGGTTGCCGCGCGAGGCCCTTTCCACGGAGGGGGAGCCCGGCGGCCGGCCCACGGAGCCTTCTCCACCCCCTTACTTCGGCGGCAGCGTCTCCACGAAGGCCAGCCCCAGTCCCACCCAGCGGGCGAGGGCCTCGTCCGTCTCCAGCCCCGCGGGCGCCACGTACACATACCCCTTGAGCGGCTTCCGTGTGAAGTCCATCTCACGCGCATGCGGGTGCGCCAGTGCCTCCGCATAGCGATCGGGGCCCACCCGCACCATCAGGTCTTCGGTGGCTACGCCACAACACATGTGGCCGGACACCATGAAGGCGATCCCGCCGAACATGCGCTTCTCCACCACATCGTGACGCTCGGCCAGCACGTCGCGGATGCGCTCCGCCAGACCGGGATCAAACGGCACCGGGCCTCCACCGCCGCAGACGGTTCGCGTTGCCCACCACCGTGACCGAGCTGAACGCCATGGCCGCACCGGCGATCATCGGCGACAGCAGGATGCCGAAGAACGGGTAGAGCGCGCCGGCGGCGATGGGGATGGCCAGTGCGTTGTAGATGAAGGCACCGAACAGGTTCTGGCGGACGTTGCGGACCGTGGCGCTGGACAGGGCGAGCGCGTCCGCGACGCCGCCCAACCGGTCGCCGAGCAGCGTGATGTCGGCGGCCTCCATGGCCACGTCCGTGCCCGACCCGATGGCGATGCCCACGTCCGCACGCGCGAGGGCCGGCGCGTCGTTCACCCCGTCCCCCACCATGGCCACGCGCGCACCGGAGCGCTGCAGGGCCTCCACTTCCGCGGCCTTCTGCTCGGGCAGCACGCGTGCCCGGATGCGCTCGATCCCCACCTGCGCCGCCACCGCCCGGGCCACGGCCTGCTGATCGCCGGTGAGCATCACCACCTCGCGACCCGACGCGCGCAGGCGCCGAACCGTCTCGGCCGCATCCGGCTTGATGCGGTCCGCGACCGCGATCAGGCCCAACACGGTGCCGTCGCGCTCGATCACGACGGGCGAACGACCCGCGGCCATCTCCTCCTCCAGAGCGGCACCGAGGGCCGACAGGTCGGCCCCCCCCTCCGCGATCCAATCCGGCGCGCCCACGCGGACCGCGCTCCCGTCGAGGCGCACCTGCACGCCCTTCCCGGGGACCGACCGGAACTCCTCCCCCGTCGCCGGCGCAGCGCCTCGGGTGTGCGCATAGGCTACGATCGCGCGGGCCACGGGATGCTCCGAGCGCGCTTCGGCCGCAGCCGCCAGGCGCAAGACCTCGTCCGCATCCTCGCCCGGCACGGCCTGCACGGTGGTGACGGCGAGCTCGCCGAGCGTGAGCGTGCCGGTCTTGTCCAGCACCACGGTGTCCACGGCGCGTGCGGTCTC
Above is a genomic segment from Gemmatimonadota bacterium containing:
- a CDS encoding methanogen output domain 1-containing protein → MERDEFFREMLRELAGALEDIVGLGEAVGYVGLVGEAVGARLDAGFREELGVDRLDRDQVAAVLVELKRRIGGGFSVEQHSPRELVFRNHTCPFGAHVRGRPSLCMMTSNVFGTITANHLGYARVELEETIAEGAPGCRIRIFLQAGAAPDGIRVREYFGASAVEG
- a CDS encoding TfoX/Sxy family protein, with protein sequence MPFDPGLAERIRDVLAERHDVVEKRMFGGIAFMVSGHMCCGVATEDLMVRVGPDRYAEALAHPHAREMDFTRKPLKGYVYVAPAGLETDEALARWVGLGLAFVETLPPK